One Methylomonas sp. LL1 DNA window includes the following coding sequences:
- a CDS encoding nitrate reductase yields MYPPSIKTTCPYCGVGCGIEATVIDAERHIVGIKGDAQHPSNFGRLCSKGTTLGDTVSLENRLLYPEINGRRCDWDSALNHVAEKFSHIIAEHGPDAVAFYVSGQLLTEDYYVANKLMKGFIGSANIDTNSRLCMSSAVVGYKRAFGADAVPCNYEDLEQTDLIVLVGSNTAWCHPIAFQRMRRAKEQNPGLKIVVIDPRATSTCDIADLHLPIKPGMDGLLFNGLLAYLAETESLNQDFIDNHCEGFAESLAMARASAGDFDQLLAGCGLAAADLAQLFVWFASSNKVVTVYSQGINQSSSGSDKCNAIINCHLATGKIGKPGCGPFSFTGQPNAMGGREVGGLANMLAAHMDLENPEHVDRVGRFWGSQRIANRQGLKAVELFDAIADGTVKAVWIIATNPVVSMPDADKVKRALQQCDFVVVSDCIARTDTVELAHVKLPAVGWSEKDGTVTNLERRISRQRPLFAPAGEARPDWWIISQVARRMGFAGFGYQSSADIFREHAALSGFENDAEHELRDFDISAYADIDQDRFDSLQPVQWPVTAAASGGTARLFGDGRFYTNSGKARFIAVGPRGPLFPVDAEYPFTLNTGRLRDQWHTMTRTGLAAKLNSHRPEPTVEIHPEDAFRLRLQPAGLALLTSRWGNMLARVDITLSQQPGNLFVPMHWSGQLSSRGRVGALVNPVVDSLSGQPESKQTPVTIEPWPAAWQALVLSRQALDIDGCEYQVKIKGDGFWRYQLAGRAAIDDLPHWSRNIMAGGRQDQDNCLEYRDIEAGDYRLAQLDDQCLSACVFISAKAVLPDPGWLGSLFAKPGLNRRERLSLLSGLPPQGEQDVGRTVCSCFNVGENTILNAIKTRNLNSVAGIGECLSAGTGCGSCLPELKSLLPKACQTLVEG; encoded by the coding sequence ATGTATCCGCCCAGCATCAAAACCACCTGCCCATACTGTGGCGTCGGTTGCGGTATCGAAGCGACCGTGATCGACGCCGAGCGGCATATCGTCGGCATCAAGGGCGATGCCCAGCATCCGTCCAATTTCGGCCGATTGTGTTCGAAGGGCACCACGCTAGGCGATACGGTCAGTCTGGAAAATCGTCTGCTGTATCCGGAAATCAATGGCCGGCGTTGCGATTGGGATAGCGCGTTGAATCATGTGGCCGAAAAGTTTAGCCACATCATCGCCGAGCATGGGCCGGATGCGGTAGCGTTTTATGTGTCGGGCCAGCTGTTGACGGAGGATTATTATGTCGCCAACAAACTGATGAAAGGCTTCATCGGCTCGGCCAATATCGATACCAATTCCAGATTGTGCATGTCGTCGGCGGTGGTGGGCTACAAGCGCGCCTTCGGGGCCGATGCGGTGCCGTGCAATTACGAAGATTTGGAACAAACCGATTTGATCGTGTTGGTCGGTTCCAATACCGCCTGGTGCCACCCGATTGCCTTTCAGCGCATGCGCCGAGCCAAGGAGCAAAATCCAGGCTTAAAAATCGTGGTAATCGATCCGCGCGCGACCAGCACCTGCGATATTGCCGACCTGCATTTGCCGATCAAGCCCGGCATGGATGGGTTGTTGTTCAATGGTTTGCTGGCGTATCTGGCCGAGACCGAATCGCTGAATCAAGACTTTATCGATAACCATTGCGAAGGCTTTGCCGAAAGCCTGGCGATGGCGCGGGCCAGTGCCGGCGACTTTGATCAGCTGCTGGCCGGTTGCGGCTTGGCCGCGGCCGATTTAGCGCAACTGTTTGTCTGGTTTGCCAGTTCTAATAAAGTGGTGACCGTCTATTCGCAAGGCATCAACCAATCCAGCTCCGGATCGGATAAATGCAACGCCATCATCAATTGCCATCTGGCTACCGGCAAGATCGGCAAGCCGGGCTGCGGCCCGTTTTCGTTTACCGGCCAACCCAATGCGATGGGCGGGCGAGAAGTCGGCGGCTTGGCCAATATGCTGGCGGCGCATATGGATCTGGAAAATCCGGAGCATGTCGACAGGGTCGGGCGATTTTGGGGTAGTCAGCGAATCGCCAATCGGCAGGGTTTGAAGGCGGTGGAGCTATTCGATGCCATCGCCGACGGCACGGTCAAGGCGGTCTGGATCATCGCCACCAATCCGGTGGTATCAATGCCGGATGCCGATAAAGTCAAGCGCGCCTTGCAACAATGCGACTTCGTGGTGGTGTCCGATTGTATCGCCCGGACCGATACAGTCGAGCTGGCGCACGTCAAGTTGCCGGCCGTCGGTTGGAGCGAAAAAGACGGCACCGTCACCAATCTGGAGCGTCGAATCTCCCGGCAACGGCCACTGTTTGCCCCGGCCGGCGAGGCCAGGCCCGACTGGTGGATCATCTCTCAGGTAGCCCGGCGCATGGGGTTTGCCGGATTTGGTTATCAAAGCAGCGCCGATATTTTTCGGGAGCACGCGGCCTTGTCCGGCTTTGAAAATGACGCCGAGCATGAGTTGCGCGATTTCGATATTTCAGCTTATGCCGACATCGATCAAGACCGATTCGATAGCTTGCAACCGGTGCAATGGCCGGTGACAGCCGCCGCAAGCGGCGGTACCGCGCGATTGTTCGGCGATGGCCGGTTTTATACCAACAGCGGCAAGGCCCGCTTCATCGCGGTCGGTCCGCGAGGGCCGCTGTTTCCGGTCGATGCCGAATATCCGTTTACCCTGAATACCGGTCGCCTGCGCGATCAATGGCACACCATGACCCGCACCGGATTGGCGGCCAAGTTGAATAGCCATAGGCCGGAGCCAACGGTGGAAATTCATCCCGAGGATGCGTTTCGATTACGCCTGCAACCGGCTGGTTTGGCGCTGCTGACTAGCCGGTGGGGCAACATGCTGGCCAGGGTGGACATTACCTTGTCGCAACAACCCGGCAATTTATTCGTGCCCATGCATTGGAGCGGGCAACTCAGCAGCAGGGGTAGGGTAGGCGCCTTGGTGAATCCGGTGGTCGATTCTCTGTCCGGCCAGCCGGAAAGCAAGCAGACCCCGGTCACTATCGAACCCTGGCCGGCAGCCTGGCAGGCGTTGGTGCTGTCGCGACAAGCTTTGGATATTGATGGTTGCGAATATCAGGTCAAAATCAAGGGTGATGGTTTTTGGCGTTATCAGTTGGCCGGCCGGGCTGCAATCGACGATTTGCCGCATTGGAGCCGGAACATAATGGCCGGCGGCCGGCAGGATCAAGACAACTGCCTGGAATACCGGGACATCGAGGCCGGCGATTATCGGTTGGCGCAACTCGATGATCAGTGCTTGTCGGCGTGCGTGTTCATCAGCGCCAAGGCTGTGTTACCGGATCCGGGCTGGTTGGGTAGCCTGTTTGCAAAACCGGGATTAAATCGCAGGGAGCGCCTGAGCTTGCTCAGCGGCTTACCGCCGCAAGGCGAACAAGATGTTGGCCGCACCGTATGTTCTTGTTTCAACGTCGGCGAAAACACCATACTGAATGCGATCAAAACCCGTAACCTAAATAGTGTCGCCGGCATCGGCGAATGTTTAAGCGCCGGTACCGGCTGCGGCTCCTGTTTACCGGAGCTGAAAAGCTTGTTGCCTAAGGCTTGTCAAACCTTGGTTGAAGGTTAG
- a CDS encoding NAD(P)/FAD-dependent oxidoreductase yields the protein MMKPKLVVIGNGMAGMRTVDELIQIAPDKYQITVFGAEPHGNYNRIMLTPVLFGAKSISDIMIHDFAWYRRNRITLHCGADKTVVDVDRVNRRVFAKDGTSVEYDRLLIATGSLPLMLDIPGRDLDGVMGFRDIADVETMIEKAKVKQHAVILGGGLLGLEAANGLMQRGMQVTLVNRAGHLLNRQLDSQAAGFLQRQLESKGMAFRLGVTVAEAIGQDRHIGNVRLSDNSLLPADILVMATGIQPNIRLGLDIGLSCERGIIVNDSLQTSDQTIYAVGECVQHRGEVFGLVAPVYEQAKVCAQQLAGHSAAAYRTLLSATMLKVTGIDLFSIGDFEGDAGCQQQVLVDHALGVYRKIILKNNVIVGMIMYGDTSDSAWYLNLIKNKINIAAIRDRLIFTPVELAA from the coding sequence ATGATGAAACCAAAACTCGTCGTCATCGGCAACGGTATGGCCGGCATGCGCACTGTTGACGAATTGATTCAAATCGCGCCGGACAAATACCAGATTACCGTGTTCGGCGCCGAGCCTCACGGTAATTACAACCGCATCATGCTGACGCCGGTATTGTTCGGCGCCAAAAGCATCAGCGACATCATGATCCACGATTTTGCCTGGTACCGGCGCAACCGGATTACCCTGCATTGCGGCGCGGACAAAACCGTGGTCGATGTGGATAGAGTCAATCGCCGGGTATTCGCCAAGGACGGTACTTCGGTCGAATACGACCGTTTGTTGATAGCGACCGGTTCGTTGCCGTTGATGCTGGATATTCCGGGCCGCGATCTGGATGGGGTGATGGGGTTTAGGGATATTGCCGATGTCGAAACCATGATAGAAAAAGCCAAGGTCAAGCAACACGCGGTGATTCTGGGCGGCGGATTGCTGGGACTGGAAGCGGCCAACGGTTTGATGCAACGCGGCATGCAAGTCACGCTGGTCAACCGGGCCGGGCATTTGCTGAACAGGCAACTGGACAGCCAAGCCGCCGGTTTTTTACAGCGGCAATTGGAAAGCAAGGGCATGGCCTTTAGGCTGGGTGTGACGGTTGCCGAGGCTATCGGCCAAGACCGCCATATCGGCAACGTACGCCTGAGCGACAACAGCCTGTTACCGGCCGATATTCTGGTGATGGCCACCGGCATTCAACCCAACATCCGGCTGGGTCTGGACATTGGTTTGAGCTGCGAACGCGGCATCATCGTCAACGACAGTCTGCAAACCAGTGATCAAACTATTTATGCGGTCGGCGAATGCGTGCAGCATCGCGGCGAAGTGTTTGGCTTGGTGGCGCCGGTGTACGAACAAGCCAAGGTCTGTGCGCAACAACTGGCGGGACACTCGGCCGCCGCTTACCGGACCTTACTGTCCGCGACCATGCTGAAAGTCACAGGCATCGATTTGTTTTCGATCGGCGATTTCGAGGGAGACGCCGGTTGTCAGCAACAGGTTCTGGTCGATCATGCGCTGGGTGTTTACCGCAAAATTATTCTAAAAAACAATGTGATCGTCGGCATGATTATGTACGGCGACACCAGCGACAGCGCTTGGTATTTGAATCTGATCAAGAACAAAATCAATATCGCCGCCATCCGCGATCGGCTGATTTTCACGCCGGTCGAGTTGGCCGCCTGA
- a CDS encoding alginate export family protein, with product MPNDTAVPSKRSMTATLLMLSLTSLTARADLTKDIEDALNFYHYGNNGAVKMDLNYRWENVDRDAGTDRTANANTARLRLGLLSPTLYDLQAYAEYEGLYALQEDYNSTRNGRTQYSTVVDPDASELNQFWLSYKGIPDTLVKVGRQRIKFDDDRFIGNVGWRQMEMTFDSVLFTHKNQTLFGLTVNAGYIDSARTIANTKESMNSPILNLNYKVGDWGNLIGYGYWLDYREAENYAKSSQTYGLRFDGKSPQFFDTVNAIYTAEWSKQSDYGDNPNHYQADRINLMAGATAYNLTLSGAVEQLNGYGNGKTFQTPLGTNHAFQGWADLFLVTPPNGIRDVFATASYKMMNDSLIVTGVYHDFSDDAGTARYGKEWDFSVLKKFGKHYSLLAKYANYNADTFGTDTQKIWLQANVSF from the coding sequence ATGCCAAATGACACAGCAGTACCTTCCAAACGATCGATGACGGCGACGCTATTGATGCTGTCGCTTACCAGTCTCACGGCGCGGGCCGATTTAACCAAGGACATTGAAGACGCCTTGAATTTTTATCATTACGGCAATAACGGCGCGGTGAAAATGGATTTGAACTATCGCTGGGAAAATGTCGACCGCGATGCCGGTACCGACCGGACTGCCAATGCCAACACCGCTCGTTTGCGGCTGGGTTTGCTGTCCCCCACGCTTTACGACTTGCAGGCTTATGCCGAATACGAGGGACTGTATGCTTTGCAGGAAGATTACAACAGTACCCGCAATGGCCGAACTCAATATTCCACCGTGGTCGATCCGGATGCCAGCGAATTAAACCAGTTCTGGCTCAGTTATAAAGGTATTCCCGACACCCTGGTCAAGGTCGGCCGGCAACGGATCAAATTCGACGACGACCGCTTCATCGGCAACGTCGGTTGGCGGCAAATGGAAATGACTTTCGACTCGGTACTGTTCACCCACAAAAATCAAACCCTGTTCGGGTTGACGGTCAACGCCGGCTATATCGATAGCGCCCGCACCATCGCCAATACCAAGGAATCGATGAACTCGCCGATTCTGAACCTGAATTACAAGGTCGGCGATTGGGGCAATCTGATCGGTTACGGCTATTGGCTCGATTACCGCGAAGCTGAAAATTATGCCAAGTCTTCGCAGACTTACGGTTTGCGTTTCGACGGCAAGTCGCCGCAATTTTTCGATACCGTCAATGCCATCTACACCGCCGAATGGAGTAAGCAATCCGATTATGGCGACAACCCGAATCATTACCAGGCCGACCGGATTAATCTGATGGCGGGCGCCACGGCCTACAACCTGACCTTGTCGGGTGCGGTAGAGCAACTCAACGGTTACGGCAACGGCAAAACCTTCCAAACCCCATTGGGAACCAACCATGCGTTTCAGGGTTGGGCGGATTTGTTTCTAGTGACGCCGCCTAATGGTATCCGTGATGTGTTCGCCACCGCAAGCTACAAGATGATGAACGACAGTTTGATCGTGACCGGGGTGTATCACGACTTTAGCGATGATGCCGGTACCGCGCGATACGGTAAGGAATGGGATTTTTCGGTGTTGAAGAAGTTCGGCAAGCATTACTCATTGTTGGCGAAATACGCCAATTACAACGCGGATACGTTCGGGACCGATACGCAGAAAATTTGGTTACAGGCGAATGTGAGTTTTTAG
- a CDS encoding ABC transporter ATP-binding protein gives MNAAAQLKIIDLAIRKQTLTPLAPANDARQSLVKLNNVCKSYGEGKHRTSILKNINLDVKEGEFIAIVGFSGSGKTTLVSMIAGLIQADSGDLLKQGQPISQPGPDRGVVFQNYSLMPWLTVYENVALAVDAIFKDWSPEQRRAHTEKYVNMVNLGRAMDKKPAELSGGMRQRVNVARALAANPDILLLDEPLSALDALTRGNLQDEILQIWEQDKKTVILITNDVDEAIYMADRVIPLNPGPDASFGPDFVVNLERPRDRAALNHNEEFKRLRAEITRYLMNIGMEKAQADISDKVKLPDVRPNTSNDWKLDTSALKPNQSDLGKPRYLEFANLSKVYPTPDGNSTIKVVDGFDMKMKKGEFISIIGHSGCGKSTVLSMTAGLNQISEGGIILDNREIDGAGPDRGVVFQSPSLFPWLTAFQNVMLGVDKVYPHASQDERDDIVEYYLTRVGLADAMFKKAADMSNGMRQRVGIARAFALSPKLLLLDEPFGMLDSLTRWELQEVLMEVWERTHVTAIVVTHDVDEAILLADRVVMMTNGPHAKIGKIQEIDLPRPRTRKALLEHPDYYRYRESLLTFLSECDHTH, from the coding sequence ATGAATGCAGCAGCCCAGTTAAAAATCATCGATCTGGCGATCCGAAAGCAGACGCTTACCCCGTTGGCACCGGCCAATGATGCGCGGCAATCGTTAGTGAAATTGAACAATGTCTGTAAATCTTACGGCGAAGGCAAACACAGAACCTCCATCCTGAAAAACATCAATCTGGATGTCAAGGAAGGCGAATTTATTGCCATCGTCGGCTTTTCCGGCAGCGGCAAAACCACGCTGGTATCAATGATCGCCGGATTGATTCAGGCCGATAGCGGAGACTTGCTGAAACAAGGTCAACCTATCAGCCAGCCCGGACCGGATCGCGGCGTGGTGTTTCAAAATTATTCGCTGATGCCGTGGCTGACTGTGTACGAAAACGTGGCACTGGCGGTGGATGCGATATTTAAGGATTGGTCGCCCGAGCAACGCCGCGCGCATACCGAAAAATACGTGAATATGGTCAATTTGGGCCGGGCCATGGATAAAAAGCCGGCGGAACTGTCCGGCGGCATGCGCCAGCGGGTTAACGTGGCCCGCGCCTTGGCCGCCAATCCGGACATCCTGCTACTGGACGAACCTCTCAGCGCCCTGGATGCGTTGACCCGAGGCAACTTGCAGGACGAGATTCTACAAATCTGGGAGCAGGATAAGAAGACGGTCATATTGATTACCAACGATGTCGACGAAGCTATCTACATGGCCGACCGGGTGATTCCGCTCAATCCAGGCCCCGACGCCAGTTTTGGCCCTGATTTTGTCGTCAACCTGGAGCGGCCGCGCGACCGCGCCGCGCTCAACCATAACGAAGAATTCAAACGGCTGCGGGCCGAAATCACCCGTTATCTGATGAATATCGGCATGGAAAAGGCTCAAGCGGACATCAGCGACAAGGTCAAATTGCCGGATGTGCGGCCCAATACCAGTAACGACTGGAAGCTGGATACCTCGGCCCTGAAACCCAACCAGAGCGACCTGGGCAAACCGCGCTATCTGGAGTTCGCCAATCTGTCGAAAGTCTATCCGACCCCGGATGGTAACAGCACGATCAAGGTGGTGGACGGCTTCGACATGAAAATGAAGAAGGGCGAATTCATTTCCATCATCGGCCATTCCGGTTGCGGTAAATCCACGGTGTTGTCGATGACAGCCGGCCTGAATCAGATTTCCGAAGGCGGCATCATTCTCGACAACCGCGAAATCGACGGCGCCGGGCCGGATCGCGGCGTGGTGTTCCAGTCGCCCAGCCTGTTTCCGTGGTTGACCGCGTTTCAAAACGTCATGTTGGGGGTGGACAAAGTCTATCCGCATGCCTCGCAAGATGAGCGCGACGACATCGTCGAATACTATCTGACCCGGGTCGGTCTGGCCGATGCGATGTTCAAAAAGGCAGCCGACATGTCCAACGGCATGCGCCAACGGGTCGGCATCGCCCGCGCCTTTGCCTTGTCGCCCAAATTACTGCTGTTGGACGAACCGTTCGGCATGCTGGATTCGTTGACTCGTTGGGAGTTGCAGGAAGTATTGATGGAAGTCTGGGAGCGCACTCATGTCACCGCGATCGTGGTGACCCACGATGTCGACGAAGCCATCCTGCTGGCCGACCGGGTAGTGATGATGACCAACGGTCCGCACGCCAAAATCGGCAAGATTCAGGAAATCGATTTGCCCCGGCCGCGCACCCGTAAGGCACTATTGGAGCATCCCGATTATTACCGTTACCGCGAGAGTTTGCTGACCTTTTTGTCGGAGTGTGACCACACGCATTAA
- a CDS encoding ABC transporter permease: MSNKLIKFFNITGLTWFVPLVKIAAGENPTQQLRQLGLIMGVPIIAFMLFLGLWSVTASRINTSLGTIPGPVAVWHEADGLIAEHFAEKAKMAEFYQRQDMRNKAKLAEDPQAEIKFRPYTGKPTYLDQIITSLHTVFAGFLIATLLAVPLGILCGMSPTINTAINPLIQIFKPVSPLAWLPIVTLVVSAVYVSTDDSWFAKSFITSAVTVTLCSLWPTLINTSVGVSSIDRDLVNVGKVLRLDWSTQIKRIILPSALPYIFTGMRLSLGVGWMVLIAAEMLAQNPGLGKFVWDEFQNGSSNSLSRIMVAVFTIGIIGFILDRVMQSLQTVFSFSKI, from the coding sequence ATGAGCAATAAACTAATCAAATTTTTTAACATCACCGGCCTGACCTGGTTTGTACCACTGGTCAAAATAGCCGCCGGCGAAAATCCTACCCAACAATTACGCCAGTTAGGCTTGATCATGGGCGTGCCCATCATCGCCTTCATGCTGTTCCTGGGATTGTGGAGCGTAACCGCGTCCCGCATCAATACCAGCTTGGGCACCATTCCCGGACCAGTTGCGGTTTGGCATGAGGCGGACGGTTTGATAGCCGAGCATTTCGCCGAAAAGGCCAAAATGGCTGAGTTTTACCAGCGCCAGGATATGCGTAACAAGGCAAAACTGGCCGAGGATCCGCAGGCTGAAATCAAATTCCGCCCTTACACCGGTAAACCGACCTATCTGGACCAGATCATCACCAGTCTGCATACCGTGTTTGCCGGATTCTTAATTGCGACCTTGCTGGCTGTCCCGCTGGGTATTCTGTGCGGCATGAGCCCCACGATCAATACCGCGATCAATCCGCTGATCCAGATTTTCAAACCGGTGTCGCCGCTGGCCTGGCTGCCTATCGTGACCTTGGTGGTTAGTGCGGTGTATGTTTCCACCGACGATTCCTGGTTCGCCAAATCGTTCATCACCTCGGCGGTCACCGTGACGCTGTGTTCCCTGTGGCCGACCCTGATCAATACTTCCGTCGGCGTGTCATCCATCGATAGGGATTTGGTCAATGTCGGCAAGGTACTGCGGCTGGATTGGTCGACCCAGATCAAACGTATCATTCTGCCATCGGCGTTACCGTATATTTTCACCGGCATGCGCTTGTCGCTTGGGGTGGGCTGGATGGTGCTGATCGCCGCCGAGATGCTGGCGCAAAACCCCGGTTTAGGCAAGTTCGTCTGGGACGAGTTTCAAAACGGCAGTTCCAATTCCCTGAGCCGGATCATGGTGGCGGTATTCACCATCGGCATCATCGGTTTCATTCTCGACCGGGTGATGCAGTCGCTGCAAACCGTATTTTCGTTCAGCAAAATTTGA
- a CDS encoding CmpA/NrtA family ABC transporter substrate-binding protein: MKTTNRSTSKKLLLTLSATLVIAGLGLAPAVNAAGKLEKEDLKFGFIKLTDMAPLAVAAEKGFFEEEGLFVQLEAQANWKVVMDRVVSGELDGSHMLAPAPLASSIGFGTKADVVTAFSMGFNGNAITVSNDIWKQMKVNIPMEGGKPVHPIKADALKPVVGKFKAEGKPFNMAMTFPAGTHNLKLRYWLAAGGINPGYYAPPQDISGQVNAEALLSVTPPPQMPSTLEAGTIYGYCVGEPWNQQAVIKGIGVPVITDEELWKDTPEKVFGVTKEWADKYPNTHLAVVKALIRASIWLDAENNKNRKEAIEMLSQSQYVGADSEVLGNSMNGTFEYEKGDKRALPDFNTFFRHGASYPSYSSAVWYLTQMRRWGQINEFKPDDWYLETAKKVYRPDIYLAAAKELVAEGKAKAEDFPADTGIKPSQNFFIDKIPFDASKPNDYLSKFPIGLKGKQTVSGGKVVE, encoded by the coding sequence ATGAAAACCACTAATAGATCAACCTCGAAGAAACTGCTACTGACACTTTCGGCAACGTTGGTGATTGCCGGTCTGGGTTTGGCGCCTGCTGTGAATGCCGCAGGCAAACTGGAAAAAGAAGACTTGAAGTTCGGATTTATCAAATTGACCGATATGGCGCCGCTGGCGGTGGCGGCCGAGAAAGGTTTTTTCGAGGAAGAGGGGTTGTTTGTACAACTGGAAGCGCAGGCCAACTGGAAAGTAGTCATGGACCGGGTCGTCAGCGGTGAACTGGATGGTTCGCATATGCTGGCCCCGGCGCCGCTGGCTTCCAGCATCGGTTTCGGCACCAAGGCGGACGTCGTCACCGCATTCAGCATGGGTTTCAACGGTAATGCCATCACGGTTTCCAACGATATCTGGAAACAAATGAAAGTCAATATTCCTATGGAAGGCGGCAAGCCGGTGCATCCGATCAAGGCCGATGCGTTGAAACCGGTAGTGGGCAAATTCAAGGCCGAAGGCAAGCCGTTTAACATGGCGATGACCTTCCCGGCCGGCACCCATAACCTGAAACTGCGTTATTGGCTGGCCGCCGGTGGTATTAATCCCGGCTATTACGCGCCGCCCCAGGACATTTCCGGTCAAGTCAATGCAGAAGCCTTGCTGTCGGTGACGCCGCCGCCGCAAATGCCATCCACGCTGGAAGCCGGCACTATTTACGGCTATTGCGTCGGCGAACCCTGGAACCAACAAGCCGTGATCAAGGGTATCGGCGTGCCGGTGATCACCGACGAAGAATTGTGGAAAGACACGCCGGAAAAAGTGTTCGGAGTGACTAAAGAATGGGCGGATAAATATCCGAATACTCATCTGGCTGTGGTGAAAGCCCTGATCCGCGCCTCGATCTGGCTGGATGCGGAGAACAACAAGAACCGCAAGGAGGCCATCGAAATGCTGTCGCAAAGCCAATATGTCGGCGCCGATTCCGAGGTGTTGGGTAACAGTATGAACGGCACCTTCGAATACGAGAAGGGTGACAAGCGCGCGCTACCCGATTTCAATACTTTCTTTAGGCATGGCGCCAGTTACCCTTCCTATAGTAGCGCGGTCTGGTATTTAACTCAGATGCGCCGTTGGGGCCAGATCAATGAATTCAAACCGGACGACTGGTACCTGGAAACCGCTAAAAAAGTCTATCGTCCCGACATCTATCTGGCCGCCGCCAAGGAATTGGTCGCGGAAGGCAAGGCCAAGGCCGAGGACTTCCCGGCCGACACCGGCATCAAGCCGTCGCAAAATTTCTTCATCGACAAAATCCCGTTCGACGCCAGCAAGCCTAACGATTATCTGTCCAAGTTTCCGATTGGCTTGAAGGGTAAGCAGACGGTATCGGGCGGCAAGGTGGTTGAGTAA